CGCTCTCGGGTCAATCATGGGAAGAACGGGTCCATGACTAACTGTGTCAGGTCGGCCGCCCCGGGGCTGCAGCGCCATCAGAGTTGAGGCCGCGGCCGGCCGTTGCTTTCGTTCCCCTGCTCCTCTATCCATCTCtgatctctccctctccttgcGCGCATGCATGATGGCAATGCTGCGGCGAGTGAGTGCGCGCTAGCTCCATTCTATTCTCAGCTCGTTTCGTTTCTTCGGGCCTTTCCCTTTAACTTTCCTTTATGCCTCACAAGTGATCGGAGTTCATACCGCCTTTCCTTGCCATGTACTCATGCAAGTCCCTTTCCCTCCTCCCCGGTACTCTCAAAGGGTGCGGCATTTCCACTGGCTGATCCGGCCACCACACAATGTTCTTCCCTCCCTTATCTAAATCGAACGCCTTCTGAATCTGATCTTTTTCCTTCTAGCTAGGATCATCTTCAACGGCCCGTAACATAgaataaatataaataaagtgcatgcatgcatgcacaaacGCACCGGTTACATCCACACAACGCATGCAGTCAGTCAGTCACTTTACATGCGAaaagctaattaagctagctaCGAGCACTAGAAAGTGAAAAGACAAACAGATCAACGGCTGATACACCACACTCCTGCAAAAGGTTGAGGCGTTCACTCATCTCGTCTGCACTAAACATAAGCAACAATCATGCTAAGTTAAAAGCGTGTACACAGTAGCGTGTGACGATCACGTACGTTAACTTCATGGTATCTGATTATCTTCTTATTACCAACGAGCTACTCCAGTATACATGACGCACGCGCCACCCGTGCATGCCGCCGTGCCGTGCAGTCTCTTTCCCGGCTTTCCCTCGAGCTACTACCGACGGACCCAGCAGGGTTTCAGGGCGTTGCTTTTGGAGTTTCTCTCCGCTATATAGTCCGCGTGGCGCTGGAGCTGGACCACCCTGGCCGGCCACATGCGATCGAGCCCTTACGGGGGAGAAGAATCAGAAAGCCCCACAGCGGTCATCGCCTGCGTCACGTCCTAGGCCCCATAGCCGGATCCAGGTGTGCCTATCAGGATCAGACGGTGGATTCGACTCCAACGTTTGGGGTTTGGTCCCATGTGCCAAGCAGAGCCTGCCTGATGCCGCTAGCTGACAGCCGACGTGCCGCTAGTGCGGCATCCCAAGCCGACGCGGAGGCGCCCTTTGCCAGCCACCGTGCAATGCACGACTGATTAACGTTGCACGGCCTTCTTCAAATTGCCAccctctctctcacacacacacgtcTAACTTAAAACAGAtctattaattaattactctAGGACGAGGCCTAATTAGCTAGTTTAGCCCGTACGGCCCTACGCGGTTGAACTTGTGGATCGGCGAGTCAGCATCACACATCTAACAATTAACATCTCGGGGACTCTGTTTCCTGGCCTGTCCCGGCGAGGCGGGCGAAACCGTACATAACCGGCACTGCCGTTCGTTATATTCGTCGTATACTCTACTCCTAGAAACAAAGCATCGATCGCCGCCCGCAGGCGACCCTCCGTCCAACTACGTACACGCACATTTATTTATCTGACGTCGCTGGTAGCAAAATTTGCATCAAATTGCTCCGAGTGACGTCTCCGATATATCCGGCCGAGAAATTAACGGGCGAAAGGGATCGATGCCTCTCGGGCGAAAACGAATGACAGATATGCATCAGCTGATGTGATCATACGTGTGAGGCCACGGTCCGGGCCAACGCACCCTGCTACGTGAAATCAAACTGGAAATATCAAGCTTGGGGTATGTATTATCTAGACTGAaagaaaaagtttcaaaaaaaaaaaaatctagactGAAAGAAAGAACACGATCCTATACGTCCTGCTACATCACAGGCTATGCAATAGAAATGCGAGGTGAGATCGGTTTTCGGTTCATCTCCGAATTGCCTCGTCGCTCCCCGAAATCAGTTGCAATCGTCTGATgcatctagttttttttttttagaagaagaaggagcacAGCTCCCGATTTCCTTAATGAAATCGAACTACAAAGGTTCAGAGTTACGAGGTTCAAAGTCTTTAGCCTCCAGCagaagcaaagaaaacaaggtaTAGCCAGGCCTCCAACCTGACTACACAGGCGAACTAAAACTTCAATTACATGGCACGTAGGCCAACCGAACAGCAGTTAAAGGCAGAAAACACTCAAACAGTCCCCATTCTCCTCTGGTACAGACTCCAGCCATGCCGTGGACTGAGAACTTCCAACGCCACGCGCTGGATCAGCTGTGCCCCTGAAAGAAGTTTCTCCTTTTCGCTAGATTTCTGCAAACCCGCCCAGTATTtcatctagttttttttagttaaACCATGTTCTAATTTGTTGCATTGCATCTCCAACGAAGCGCAAGTGTCATCGGATATTTTTGGTATGCTGACGACTTGCTTTTAGCAGCAAACATCAGCGAATCTGATCCGACCATTAGCAAGCAACAACAAGGGACGAGTATAATCATTGCATCCACAACAAACTACCATGTCCAACTAGCGACCGATGGCAAATCTGTATTTACAAATGGACAAAACAGCGCGCACTTTCACTTCGTCTCCAACCTTTCGCTTCTTTTCCCGGCTGGCTAGCTTAGCTTCGCGCTTGCCCTTTGTCTTTGTGCCAGGCATGTGCACGCACAGGAGACATGCCATGGCGTTCGCGCATCTGCCTTCCCAACAACCACCGCCATTACCCCTCCACCATCCACCACAATAACTACAATCCACTGCACCAAGCTTCGTCCATCATTCCTCCTCACAATCACACACAACCACATATACTGTACTAGCGAGCAGCTACGGATCGAACACCAATGGGGCACAGCTGAAGATGtgagcttaattaattaatttgagCCCGTGCATCAGCTACTCCACATGCATTTTTCACCTATCTAATTGTTTTTCTAGGTAAAGAGGGAATCGCCACTGAAAATTACTCATAGTATGGATCATTGATCAGCCATTGTGTTGTTGCGACAGGATCATACAAATCACTGAAAATTGCTGCATTCTCTCTTCTCACCGGTGCGCGGCGCGGGCCATCCAACCACATACAGCCATAAATGCATTAAGCTCACCAGAAAGATTGGAGGTctgtccgtccgtccgtccagTCTCGCTAGCTAGCAGAGTGATGGCTCTGAAAGCTTTCGGCGAATAAATAGCAGAGGAGGATGGAACTGAACTTTGCGTttcattgcattgcattgcattggAGTGTGGCGCCATCGCACAGAAACAGGGATGTGATGTGAGAGGACCACGAGGCTGATGTTGGATCGACCTACCTTGTGCACATCCTTTAATGTCTGCCTCTGCCCCGAATGCACGTATATGTCCGATCTTTATGACTGTATGATGGTAAACATAGGGACGATACATGCTCAGTTCTTGTTTATTTGTGATATGATATGGATTGGACGCATGATGAGTGATGTTATTGTCGGAAGGGATGGGTCCACATAAATCGGTAAACGAGCTGGGCACCACGCATAGAGGCTACAATTTCGTTTTTGAACTTGAATCTGGACCATTTCGGAGTTGGACTACTAGTAGACTGTTCGGCTTCATGACCTACGGAGCCCCGTCACCAACCGAATCCCTAAACCCTATTGTCTGGTTGGATTATAAAGCTATGGTCATCAACGATTTTGGCTATCTTTGACGGATTAACCACCTTCACACACGAGATGCTACGAACGAACATACTCGCGAAATTTGTTTTCATAGCCGGTTATTGGAATTTGGAAGGCCTGCCAATCAAAATGGACCTTGTGCCTAACAAATTCTTTTGTACACGACTACACGTATAGCTAAACCATCTGCCAGGTGCCTGCCAGCACTCCAGTACACCAAGCCAGACCACTAAATACCTAAAattatgtacttcctccgtcttaTATTAAGTGAagcaaatttgtctaaatatgaacgtatttATAGAGTAAatacgtctaaatacatgtaatatttcgacgctTAATAtgcgacggagggagtactaaataccaaaaaaataattttctgctgaaagaaaaaataaataaacaaaagatCTAAGATACTCTTGGATGGGGGACTGGTGGGTAGTTAAGTTGCTTTCATGCACTGAATGCAAATTGCAGCTCCAGGCACGTACACACTATTACTACCACTAGAACAACGTACCAACACTAGCCCAGTACTCCTATATTCCAGTACtaaaacaggaaaaaaaagaaaaagaaatgaacaagcaccggaagcaaattaaagccAAGATGAAAACCGGCTTGATTTTCTTCAACCACTCTTTATATccatatatacatatgcagCAAAAAGGTGATCAACCTGCACAATAACTACTCAGAGTACGTCCAGCTTGAACCGTGTATCCCCCATGGGATGATCagtcaagaaaacaaaagctaCATCACATCGAGGCAAACCGATCGATGCTTCGTGTGGTGTGATCATTCACTAAGTTAACCATGGACTGTATATGTCAAGCCTCCTGATTAGAAACTTCTGGGGCTTTGGTGCTGTTGTTACCACCACGCACAAAGCTAGCTAAGCGGGCTGCAAGGCACTGTAACCTTACTGGTAGCCTCCCGGCGAAGCTGCTGGAGCGGGACCGCAGGTAGAGGACGACGCAGAGCAGCGTGCCGAGGACGCAGGTGATGCCCCAGACGGTGAAGGTCTCCTGGTAGCAGCTAGCGCCCTTGCAGGTCTGGCTCCCACGCGCCCCGGCCTCCCGCTGGTAGAGGAACGCGGCGAAGTAGCCGAAGCAGAGCGATCCCACGGGGATGTTGGACACCAGGATGTTGTGGTTCACGCCGAAGTGCTTGGTGCCGAACAGCTCGCTCGTCGCCGACACCGCCACCGACGTGATGGCGCCCGTGCACGTGCCGACGATGGCCGTGCTCGCGTACAGGAAGAAGTTGCTCGGGTGGAGCAGCAGGAAGAAGGCGCCCGCCATGGGCGCCATCAGCGACGCCATGGACCCCGTCCTTGATATGGAGTAGCCACTTCTGCACAAACGAACAAATTCAGTTAGCGGCTGGCTCGTGGATTTAGTTTAGTTGGACAAAAGCAGAGATGATACAACTGTGTATAGCAAAAAGTTGGTATAGTTAGCAAGTTTTCAGTTAAGAAAGACCGCGCATGTGGATCATCGAGAATCCAAGATCTTGACATAGTATGTACCACTACTAgctaatgaaacaaaataagcATGATGGTTTTCAGTATTTAATTGTGGAAGTGTGTGATAAGAATGTTGGCTTACTTTGCAGAGTAGTAGTCcaagaaggaaggaagaaggcgACCGAAGAAACCAAACGAAGACGACAGTGAGACCAGAGTGGAAGTCTGCCCGAGACCTCGCGACTCGGCAATCTGCCCCAGATTGTTGAGGAAGACCAGACCCAGGGTGCCACTGAACATGTAGCTGAAGAAGTAGAGCCAGAAGTCCGGTTTCTtgagcagctggaggcccCCGACCTCCTCTTGGGGGGCCTTCTCCTCCGCTACGAcgatctcttcttccttggtcTCGACTTCCAAGACCTCGATGACGACGACAGCCTCGTCGGTGCCGAGATCATGGATCCTGCTCTCCCGCTTCGCCTCCCATATCTCGTTCAAGCTCTCCCGGATCTTGAGAGCCGCCGGGATGAGCATGGGGATGGCCAGCAGAACGCTGAGGCTGACCATGTGCTCGCCGGAGGACAGCCCGCTGGACGTGGATCCGATGCTGCCGACCACGGCGCAGGCGCCGGTGGCGAGCGTGATGGCGAACATGACGAGGAATGCCGTGTCCGTGCTGGAGCCGCTCTTGAGGTCGAACACCCTGAGCGACGGCGCCACGGCCAGGGTGACGAGCATCGGCACGACGGCATTGAGGAGCAGGTACGTCTTTGCCTTGGAGTTGGCCAGCCACGGCATCGTCTCGGCCAGGCTCGTGTACACCTTGGCGCTCAGGCCGAGGTAGCTGGTGGCGAGGCTCACCGCGACGCGGCTCCTGGACGCGAAGTTCTTGATGCAGAGCAGGTAGCAGACGGTGTTGATCCAGCAGATGCCGTTCCCGGCGAGGGCGGTGAGCAGGAACAGGTGCCAGAACTTGAGGCCGGAGCTGTCCAAGAAAAGGTATTGGACGCCGTAGCCGACGAGGCCGAACGCGGCGCCCACGAAGGCAACGAGCCAGAGGGGCACgtgcagcgccgccaccccggaGAACCAGCCGAAGAGCTTCCCGGCGTCGGACGCGAAGGCGAGGAAGTTGAGCTGCACCTGGGAGATGTTCttgagctccttgagctgCGACGAGTAGACCGGGAAGTCGGAGTTGGGGCCGTTGATGGTCTGGAGCCAGATGCTGCCGACGAGGCTCAGCCAATGGgctgaggaaggagaagacatGCCGCCGAGGAGTCGTTTCGTCCGGGGCGGTAGGGTGGTGGTGGCACTTGAGCTATAATAATGGCCCGGTGCCTGCTACCTATTTATGCAGCTCTGATGGTAAACTAATCGGCGACTAATTGTCCAATTCGGATTGCTGTGGCTGTAAATCACCGGCAATTAAACGCCCGATTCCGATGGCTAGATACTCCTAGTCCTATGTGGTTTGTTGCTAGCCAGTATAGAAATCGGACAGTTTAGGCCATTGAGCCAACACGGCGGATCGAAGGCAACAGTGGCAGGGTTCCCAGGAGGCGTAACTTTCACGCCGGTGCGATCGCAACCGAGTTGGGTTCAGACTTGAGACTTCAGACCGCAGTCGGTTGCTTGCAAGATTTCTCGCTTCTCCTGCGGCCTGACACCTGTTGCTGTTCTTTGCTGACAGGACAAGGGGTAGTAATGAACAAATGACTTGTGGGCTTGTGGTGGCCGTATCCAGTTCCTGGTCGTGATTACTCGGAGCTGGTTACGGTTTACTGGGCAGCCACGACGGATCAACCAAACGGGGCTTGCCTTGCTCCTGGAGTCAAACTCCCCTAAAAATAATTCTGCCCGTCACCGGAAGCTAAAACGAAACCGAACCCTATGGTGGCCATTGGTGAGAAAAATTTGAAGTTCTCAAATTGCGTGCCGCTGATCCTGCTAATGTGGGTCGTGTGCTTTGGCCTAACATATAACGCATATATACAGGGGCTTGCTGTGGAGGGCTTAATCCGAGTTGGAAACAAGAACAGAGGAAATAAAGGAATACGAATCCTAGTTGTATACAGTTCCTGCAAGAAACTTCTTTTTTCGTCGCCAACAAAAAGGAAGTTTTAGAAACTTTACTGTTTTCGTCGTAAAAGGAGGTCTGGATTCAGTTTCCAGAGAGGAAACTGGAGGcaattgccaaaaaaaaagttttggaAACTCCCTTTTTTCGTCGCAAAAAAGGAAGCTTTTAaaactttccttttttcctttttcgcCGCAAAAAGAAGGAAGTTTTTAATCCTGTCCGGATTCGATTTCCAGAGAGGAGACGAGAGGCCATAGGTCCTGTCGAaatactttcttttttcctaaCAAAAAAAGGTTTTTAGGAACTTCCTTTTTTCgtcgcaaaaaaaaggggaagtTTTAAATCCTGTTGGGATTCAGTTTCCAGAGAGGAGACGGGACTACGGGAGGCCATCGGTCCTGCCGCGACAGAGGATGGATTCAGTTTCACCTGAGAGCGCAAGACCATTTCTTGGAGATTCAGCTTAGCGTCGACGTGAAAGCGTTTCCCGCCACAGGGACCAATTCAACCCCGTTTCCCTTCTAAATACATTGAACCGACGGCGAGCTGTGGCCTGGAATGATCAATCCATGGCGCGTTCTCTCCCAATGGTCACACTCAggccgcggccggccggctacTTTCACCCTCTTGAAGAACGCATCGCCATTGTTGCCACGGACACGGAGCAGTTATGCCATGTCGCCGTCACGCCGCACGCAGGTGCGGTTACTTAAGTCTCGGCCTCTCCGGCCGGTGTTGCTGCTCATCCATGTCTGGCCACGCTCGCGGCTAGGGTTACTGTCGGCTCGCCATGGCACCATTAAAACGAGACCAGATCTCCACGATCGGCCGGCATCGGTGATGTCAGGCCCCGTGTAAGAACCAGGCCCTGAACTCGTGTACTGGTTTCTAACCATGTCTGCGAGCAGCATGAATCTAGCCTCGCATTCAGGTTCAGGCCTCAAGACCAGCTTCTTCAAACTGAagcttcaaaaaaattaattacCCTTGCCAGTTGGTAACGGTGACGTCATGGTATACGACAGTGAACAGAGCAGATATCTGGGGCTCCTTTTCGGAGTGCAGCCTGACCATACTCTGAGGCCTAATAATTCTCGCCTTTCTGCATTCAGACACGATCCTCGAGTTGGGACTGAATTGCCTTTGTCGACCGCTAAATGGTGGCATTTTGTTGGACTGGACGAACAAATTGAAACGTATACTCATGTCCAACATGATTTTTTCGAGATATCCAGAAGCTACGGTTGGCATTAAAATCACATCTAGCCTTCAGGTTCAGGTTCAGATACACTGAAATCATCACTCccaaagccaaaaaaaaggttcctagaaaaaggaaaaagacaAGCTAAGATCACTCTGAGCAAATGCTGATCTCATGTGTTAGTAGATGAAATTCATTACTTTACTCATGTGCTGCCTTTTTTCCTTCGGTGCATGGAAAGGAAAACTGGGGCAGTAAGCTTGAAAAGACTTTGAGTCCCCACCGTTAGAATATAAGAAAGCAAACCACATGATCAGCCTCCAAAAGCAACTACATATTCGGTTGTGCTGTCATTTGAAGCACTATGTCACAGTCTTAACGGTTGAATGTCTAACCCTCTAAGGAGGATCCATGTGCGACCTTAGGACATAGGACattcagaattcagaatttAGGTCTGACGAGTGGGGAAATTGGTAAGATCTTCGGTAGTTAGCTTAGCCACAGGTAACAGGCGAATGTTTAACCAAGTACCATCTACATGCATGCTAATGGCATGAAGATACATTTTTTCAGAAGCCAGTTAGGTGTATGGAATCTGAAGGTCAAAGGCAGTTGCTTCTGGACAAAGCCACACAAAGGGATCATGATTTCTGTTGTGACATGTCAAAGGTGCGGCCAAGATTTAGatcatttatttgtttgtgcTCACTGCTCAAGGTTTAGGTCTTGCATATATACTTCTCGTGATTTTTAACTACTTTTGCGCTGCCCATTATCCCTGGCTGTGACAATTATGGAGAGGAAGTATACATAGGTTGCCCTCCTGCAAATCCATGTATGCGATGCGTTTCTATTGATCTTTTCTAAGTCCTAAGCATTGTACTACCAGACGAATTCAGTAGCCTCTCTGTGTCTCGAAAAATTAAGCTATCCACTGGGGCAAAACGTGTGCCTCAGTGCCTGTGGGCGTAATGAGATGTTGACATCCCTGGCGGCACGGCGAGCAAGAGAAACTGCCCATCTCGACCTCGCCTGCGGACAAGGATCACCGAGCGCCGTTACTGTGCGGTCGAGGAGGGGAAGCTCTTTCCGGATGCCGGCAGCGGACGGCGGGTTTAAGACGTTCTTATCCTAGGGGCTCGGGCAGGGTTCTTCCTCAGTATTGGTTCGGTTTTGCGGCGGATCGCTGAAGCCAGGACCAGTCGTCTTCTACTGTTCTACAAGTGTAGGCTACTAGGCCATAAAACCTCCCGTGGGTCCACTTCTTAGAACTCGGCCCGAATCGACGATGTGGGATAAGCTAAATTCGATCCAGGTTGGGTAATAATACACGAGTTGGGCTTTCAAGGAAAACGCACAAATAGAATGGGCCTGATTTCTTTTC
The Brachypodium distachyon strain Bd21 chromosome 2, Brachypodium_distachyon_v3.0, whole genome shotgun sequence genome window above contains:
- the LOC100844352 gene encoding protein NUCLEAR FUSION DEFECTIVE 4; translation: MSSPSSAHWLSLVGSIWLQTINGPNSDFPVYSSQLKELKNISQVQLNFLAFASDAGKLFGWFSGVAALHVPLWLVAFVGAAFGLVGYGVQYLFLDSSGLKFWHLFLLTALAGNGICWINTVCYLLCIKNFASRSRVAVSLATSYLGLSAKVYTSLAETMPWLANSKAKTYLLLNAVVPMLVTLAVAPSLRVFDLKSGSSTDTAFLVMFAITLATGACAVVGSIGSTSSGLSSGEHMVSLSVLLAIPMLIPAALKIRESLNEIWEAKRESRIHDLGTDEAVVVIEVLEVETKEEEIVVAEEKAPQEEVGGLQLLKKPDFWLYFFSYMFSGTLGLVFLNNLGQIAESRGLGQTSTLVSLSSSFGFFGRLLPSFLDYYSAKSGYSISRTGSMASLMAPMAGAFFLLLHPSNFFLYASTAIVGTCTGAITSVAVSATSELFGTKHFGVNHNILVSNIPVGSLCFGYFAAFLYQREAGARGSQTCKGASCYQETFTVWGITCVLGTLLCVVLYLRSRSSSFAGRLPVRLQCLAARLASFVRGGNNSTKAPEVSNQEA